The proteins below come from a single Triticum aestivum cultivar Chinese Spring chromosome 5D, IWGSC CS RefSeq v2.1, whole genome shotgun sequence genomic window:
- the LOC123123319 gene encoding non-specific lipid transfer protein GPI-anchored 13, with translation MALPARRRGAVAVALVALMAAVGLAGADFASDSKMCAEKLAVLATCLPVVDATATAHAPTPDCCSGLREVLGDSKKCLCVLIKDRDDPAIGIKVNVTRAMDLPSACSVPAVLSDCPKLLHISPDSKEAEIFKQYAIHEGKNATAGTAGGKHTDAVSGEGRHTAVVFAVVVSGLLTSIFVLA, from the exons ATGGCTCTGCCGGCTCGCCGTCGTGGCGCAGTAGCGGTGGCGCTGGTGGCGTTGATGGCGGCAGTTGGTCTGGCGGGCGCGGACTTCGCGTCGGACAGCAAGATGTGCGCGGAGAAGCTGGCTGTACTGGCGACGTGCTTGCCCGTCGTGGACGCGACGGCGACGGCGCATGCGCCGACGCCGGACTGCTGCTCCGGGCTCCGGGAAGTTCTGGGTGACAGCAAGAAGTGCCTGTGCGTGCTGATCAAGGACCGCGACGACCCGGCCATCGGGATCAAGGTCAACGTCACCCGCGCCATGGACCTCCCCTCCGCCTGCTCCGTCCCCGCCGTCCTCTCCGACTGCCCCA AGCTTCTTCACATCTCGCCGGACTCCAaggaggcggagatcttcaagCAGTACGCGATTCACGAGGGCAAGAACGCCACCGCCG GGACCGCCGGCGGCAAGCACACCGATGCGGTGTCCGGTGAAGGGAGGCACACGGCGGTTGTCTTCGCCGTCGTCGTGTCGGGGCTGCTCACCTCCATCTTTGTTCTCGCCTGA
- the LOC123123317 gene encoding uncharacterized protein — MVARPAPGDDFAPINSGTSEQPLIPHCPWPPEPPIPMASSELPPSRKKSTPTTICALGDDLLREVLLRLPSLPTLVRAALTCPAFLHAVRSSPAFRRRFRDLHPAPLLGVFLDIYGPAMPAFVPVRRRSDPDHAAAVRRADVFLTRVPEDEEEGGGEDELEVGYVDGPGWLMTECRDGYVLLCHLLTKRAAVYDPLTRGLHLLSPPHAEICAEDPEVAEVEFHVLTSQEDRRSLRLLCICKERRAAKVALFSADSREWQISPEAGSLQLTARGNGTLVNGCVYWASADNIHVLNTATLHFSRMDPPPHMQHSYYKGVKVGETSDGKLCVAWATDLLLKVWVWRATAAGVDNWMPDTDKSMLDEIRELEVPCLDEDPVLEVKAIIGGIVYLSAYEASSPSACWLLSFCTETEKLNKVCPITNSDFFYPYLMAWPPLLYATR, encoded by the coding sequence ATGGTGGCAAGACCAGCTCCTGGAGATGACTTTGCGCCCATTAACTCTGGAACGAGCGAGCAGCCCCTGATTCCCCATTGTCCGTGGCCTCCCGAGCCGCCGATCCCCATGGCCTCCAGTGAGCTGCCGCCGTCGCGGAAGAAATCCACTCCGACCACCATATGCGCCCTCGGCGACGACCTCCTGCGCGAGGTGTTGCTCCGCCTGCCCTCCCTCCCGACCCTCGTCCGCGCCGCGCTAACCTGCCCCGCTTTCCTCCACGCCGTCCGCTCGTCCCCCGCGTTCCGCCGCCGCTTCCGCGACCTCCACCCGGCCCCGCTCCTGGGCGTCTTCCTCGACATCTACGGGCCCGCCATGCCCGCCTTCGTGCCCGTCCGCCGCCGGTCCGACCCGGACCACGCCGCGGCCGTCCGCCGCGCCGACGTCTTCCTCACCCGGGTccccgaagacgaagaagaaggcggaggCGAAGACGAATTGGAAGTCGGATACGTCGACGGCCCCGGATGGTTGATGACGGAGTGCCGCGATGGGTACGTGCTTCTCTGCCACCTGCTCACCAAGCGGGCGGCCGTCTACGACCCCCTCACGCGGGGCCTGCATCTTCTCTCACCGCCGCACGCAGAGATCTGCGCAGAAGACCCCGAAGTGGCCGAGGTTGAGTTCCACGTCCTCACCTCCCAAGAGGACCGCCGGTCGCTCCGCTTGCTCTGCATCTGCAAGGAAAGGAGAGCAGCCAAGGTCGCTCTCTTCTCCGCGGACAGCAGGGAGTGGCAGATCTCCCCAGAAGCGGGGAGCCTGCAGCTGACGGCAAGAGGCAATGGTACGCTTGTCAACGGGTGTGTCTACTGGGCATCTGCAGACAATATCCATGTGCTCAACACCGCGACACTGCACTTCTCCCGGATGGATCCGCCGCCGCATATGCAACACAGCTACTACAAGGGTGTCAAGGTCGGCGAGACCAGTGATGGAAAGCTCTGTGTCGCCTGGGCAACTGATCTACTGCTTAAGGTTTGGGTCTGGAGAGCCACCGCCGCCGGTGTCGACAATTGGATGCCGGACACAGACAAATCGATGCTGGATGAGATCCGTGAATTGGAGGTGCCATGTTTAGATGAAGACCCTGTACTGGAGGTTAAGGCAATCATCGGTGGCATCGTGTATTTGTCTGCCTACGAGGCATCGAGTCCCAGTGCTTGCTGGTTGCTATCCTTCTGCACTGAAACAGAGAAGCTGAACAAGGTCTGCCCTATCACCAACTCTGATTTTTTCTATCCCTATTTGATGGCGTGGCCTCCTCTTCTGTATGCAACAAGGTGA